CTGCTTGATGACCAGTTTGTACGCGTCTAAAAGCGTATCGACCCCCTTCTCGTACGCCAATCGACCGGCAAATGCGATAATCGGCGGGCCCGAGAGCGGAGGGCGCGGCTCACGGGCCTTGATGCCGTTTGGAATCACCTCAACACGGGGGATACCGGAGACTTCCAGCCACTCGGCGACCGATCGGCTATTGGCGACGACGACATCGAATACGTCACGCCAACACCTCCAGAGATGCAGTTGCGTCATTAAGAGCGGCCAGGCGAGGGCCGGCACGCACCCGGCTCGATAACAAATCGAGCCGGCCGGCTCATGGCATCCCTTCCCGTCCGGCAACACTCTCGATCCGATCGGACACACGGTTCGATACCACCCGTCGTGATACACGGCAGGGACCTCGCGCAGTAACGGGAGGATCAGCGGCGACAGTTGAGACAGAAACAATCGCACATGCACGACATCAGGCTGAAAATCGGCCAGGGCGTGGCGTAATCCGAGAAACGCGGACGGATTGCCGCACCACAACGCCGCCCGTAGCGGCGTCGCCGTTCCAAAACAGCCGTACTCCGCCGGTTCGGCGGCTTCATCCGCATATGCGCGGCTCGCAAAAAGACGCACATCATGGCCGCGCGCCCGCAACCCGTCACGGAGCGACAGCGTGACTACCTCGTTGCCGCCTCTCGGCACCGAGTAATCGCTGACTAGCAGAATCTTCATGGCTTATACATAACGCACTTGAAGCCGGGAATTGATGAAATTTTCTGACCGCCGCATGGCGGGGGATCGATGATTTATCAGCCCTGCCGTCGCGGCCCGCAATTCATATTCATCGCATCGTATCGACGGAGACTGCGTGACGCGCGCTTAGCGCCCGCGGGATGGCAGCTTTGTCGATTGACGTTGCTTGATGGCCTCGGCAATCACTCCTGCCACTATTTTGTTCGCCTTTGCCGAATAATGCTCCCCTACAAATAACTCGTTGAGATCCCCCTCTTTCACCTGAGCATAGAGCTGTTGCGCGGTCTCCACCGTGTCGTACCGCTGTTTGATGGCTTCCAGCAAATCCTGATACGGCAAGGGGCGTGCGGCACTCACATACTGAAAATTCCATTTCGGGATGAAGGCGGCCACGAGAAAGGCGGCCCCCTGTCGCTCGACATCAGATTGAAGTTCGCTCAAGATTGCGAGGGCCAATTGGCTCGGCTCGTTCTCGATCGCATAAAATGCGGGGTCTTTCCACTCCGCCGACCACTGGCCGATTAGTGCCATGACGGCAGCCACCAGTTTGCTCTTTATCCAGATATGCTCTTCATAGTCGGCCGGTCGATAGAAGTACTCGAAGCGGAGATTCTCCCATCTGTCAATGTGCGCATAGAGGTCGGACAGTTCGTCCGGCGTTACGGTCGGAATGTTGATCGCTTCCAGGTGGCGATCGTCCAGAATGAAGCGCGGTTTGCTCAAGGGCATGCGGGAGGGCCTGTGGTAGAGCATCCTCAAGATGTTGAGATTGCGCTTCACGTTCTCAGGTTGAAATCCAAAAATGACGAGGTCCGGATGAAACGCCGCGCCTGACGTCTGCCAGCGCAGATAGGCTTGGTCCATACCATAGCCCGGCGCCCCCAGGTTGACGATCTCGGCTGGGATC
This genomic stretch from Nitrospira sp. harbors:
- a CDS encoding glycosyltransferase family 4 protein, with the protein product MKILLVSDYSVPRGGNEVVTLSLRDGLRARGHDVRLFASRAYADEAAEPAEYGCFGTATPLRAALWCGNPSAFLGLRHALADFQPDVVHVRLFLSQLSPLILPLLREVPAVYHDGWYRTVCPIGSRVLPDGKGCHEPAGSICYRAGCVPALAWPLLMTQLHLWRCWRDVFDVVVANSRSVAEWLEVSGIPRVEVIPNGIKAREPRPPLSGPPIIAFAGRLAYEKGVDTLLDAYKLVIKQRPDTQLLIAGEGPESGRLRRIAEQLDAKIEFLGHQPREIIEHRFNAAWVQVVPSRGSEAFGNAAAEAMMRGTALVASATGGFTEYVRHEETGLLVAPGDHAALGRLLLKVLGDREYAESLGLAGRRYALMAFDQGQFLDRFIAIYEGLTKARSVSV